One stretch of Tribolium castaneum strain GA2 chromosome 5, icTriCast1.1, whole genome shotgun sequence DNA includes these proteins:
- the LOC663585 gene encoding radial spoke head 10 homolog B: MSLSRSASATPKPSKGTISGGDSEQRFPEIKTMEDVIAQFFNQIVQFVIEDMVVVEKKEEALEEKKESLVKDYKELKAEDLVDAEVKWASGSKVALSKKSSSRGLKSGRPGSSFASNLDAIKEEISEASRSKTSTTASSSLQDKIEDEYEAKIIFTNGNVYEGTISKQTMNGKGRYIWNDGTVYEGDFVDGFPTGKGEMTLPDLSHYEGEFNQGLFHGHGFLNIVSTPTFYSGEWRNGCKHGQGWLLYEPEDWYEGGWAYNLKDGFGVRFYKNGAKYRGSWREGKYDGCGTLIWENNDFYDGEWKKGLMHGQGEYIWGAFYNEAFAFPPQTIYRGSWEKGKRCGEGIMHFGDDTGLRLQGIWDQDFKHGDGLLICGNGRVVQQNLLFQFDKPKPKTDSRWSIRNFYYSHILDVPVFTAPEYVDVGFYVEIILSKLNDIPDEKFNLLRTYEEKCIRFTITRNLPKLKDLYKDYATMAAKIKLDYDPIMIRLFLWQLYKDMGLSKRISITRADEILAENPRSCLVSIHDPFEPIYFWQFLMSIIGIALSTGSLEETYDKSIDGGVCAFIVQKFLDEVIFSKAPDHQSTILMNYLDLAPIKAVYALYKKIGEPHSARTFLKQTCTKKGESPVACHLELRLQKARPLFGTNIVPLDEHITYEKERVADFDEKIRHHWTNLFDFRHLGPRNVMRCLATACPLVMDDNLVVNVDYPLTFLEFYETLLTCIFMVLELELKKEQKILSQSITPAPSVPSSPKVKTVESKKKLPKEKKQKKKKKK; the protein is encoded by the exons ATGTCACTGTCGAGGTCCGCTTCGGCGACCCCCAAGCCCTCCAAGGGGACCATCAGTGGGGGAGACAGCGAGCAGCGCTTCCCCGAAATCAAAACGATGGAAGATGTCATCGCGCAGTTCTTTAACCAGATCGTGCAATTCGTCATTGAGGACATGGTTGTGGTGGAGAAGAAAGAAGAGGCGCTTGAGGAGAAGAAGGAGAGTTTGGTCAAGGACTATAAGGAGTTGAAAGCTGAGGATTTGGTCGATGCCGAGGTCAAGTGGGCCTCGGGGTCCAAGGTTGCGCTGAGCAAGAAGAGCAGCTCAAGAGGGCTCAAGTCGGGCAGGCCTGGGAGCAGTTTCGCCTCGAATTTGGACGCTATTAAGGAGGAAATCTCCGAAGCGAGTCGATCT AAAACCTCCACGACCGCGTCGTCTTCCCTGCAAGACAAAATCGAGGACGAGTACGAAGCTAAAATCATCTTCACAAATGGCAACGTCTACGAAGGGACAATTTCTAAACAAACCATGAACGGCAAAGGCCGATACATTTGGAATGATGGGACTGTGTATGAG GGTGATTTTGTAGACGGTTTTCCGACCGGCAAAGGCGAAATGACCCTGCCCGACCTAAGCCACTACGAGGGGGAGTTCAACCAGGGCCTATTCCACGGCCACGGTTTCCTCAACATTGTCTCAACCCCCACTTTTTACAGCGGAGAGTGGCGAAATGGGTGCAAGCACGGGCAAGGGTGGCTGCTCTACGAGCCCGAGGACTGGTACGAAGGGGGTTGGGCATACAACTTAAAGGACGGATTCGGTGtgagattttacaaaaacggGGCAAAGTATCGTGGTTCTTGGCGGGAGGGAAAATACGACGGGTGTGGAACCCTAATTTGGGAAAACAATGAC TTTTATGACGGAGAGTGGAAAAAAGGGTTGATGCACGGCCAGGGCGAATACATCTGGGGGGCTTTCTACAACGAAGCGTTCGCCTTCCCCCCTCAGACAATTTATCGCGGGTCGTGGGAGAAGGGCAAACGTTGTGGCGAGGGGATTATGCACTTCGGGGATGATACGGGATTAAGGCTGCAAGGGATTTGGGATCAGGATTTTAAGCACGGCGATGGGTTATTAATTTGTGGCAACGGTCGGGTGGTGCAGCAAAATTTGCTCTTCCAGTTCGACAAACCTAAACCTAAAACTGACTCGCGGTGGTCCATTCGCAATTTTTACTACAGCCACATTTTAGACGTCCCTGTTTTTACGGCCCCCGAATATGTAGATGTGGGATTTTACGTCGAGATAATTTTGTCGAAACTGAACGATATTCCCGACGAGAAATTCAACTTGTTGAGGACGTACGAAGAGAAGTGCATCCGGTTTACGATCACTCGGAATTTACCAAAACTGAAGGATTTGTACAAGGATTATGCCACAATGGCTGCGAAAATTAAACTCGACTATGACCCGATTATGATCAGGTTGTTTTTATGGCAATTATACAAAGACATGGGATTATCGAAGcgcatctctataactcgagCCGATGAAATTCTGGCCGAAAATCCCAGAAGTTGCCTTGTTAGTATCCACGACCCGTTCGAGCcgatttatttttggcaatttttaatGTCAATCATTGGGATTGCTCTGTCCACGGGGTCTTTAGAGGAGACCTACGACAAGTCAATTGACGGGGGCGTTTGTGCGTTCATTGTGCAAAAATTTCTGGAcgaagttattttttcaaaggcTCCAGACCACCAAA GTACAATTCTCATGAATTATCTCGATTTGGCCCCAATTAAAGCCGTTTATGcgctttataaaaaaatcgggGAACCCCACTCAGctcggacttttttaaaacaaacttgcACGAAAAAAGGGGAGTCCCCGGTAGCGTGCCATTTGGAACTGAGGTTGCAAAAAGCGCGGCCTTTGTTCGGAACCAATATAGTGCCACTCGATGAGCACATCACGTACGAAAAAG AACGAGTCGCCGATTTCGATGAAAAGATAAGACACCACTGGACAAATCTCTTCGATTTCCGTCATTTGGGCCCCAGAAATGTGATGCGTTGTTTGGCTACGGCTTGTCCTCTAGTCATGGACGATAATCTCGTGGTTAACGTCGACTATCCACTTACGTTTCTCGAGTTTTACGAAACTTTGCTAACTTGTATTTTTATGGTTTTGGAATTGGAATTGAAAAAAGAACAGAAGATTCTATCACAAAGTATTACCCCCGCACCCAGTGTTCCATCGTCGCCGAAAGTCAAAACTGTTGAGTCGAAAAAGAAACTTCCAAAAGAAaagaaacaaaagaaaaagaagaagaaataa